One region of Armatimonadia bacterium genomic DNA includes:
- a CDS encoding right-handed parallel beta-helix repeat-containing protein has translation MCAIRCLPGRVSARLILMTTFATACLIVTAQAGPVYYVDFAGGNDAADGLTRETAWRHLPGTRTGSLWQSGYVCTDFGQGTVVAQRRRLPPGTTLRLKGGTVQESTGGGAVLLNSDFYEDGTPESPIILERDPSWGEGPVVFDGEGLALTKWEVQLLLREVDNLWLRGKGPGGIIFRNSPRGAIAVFGSAQRPIQGTRLTDLLVSGFHDSGVAANWAEGYEVTSVELDGKGLAGNAGFHFGEHPCNNGVFRKCVAHDLGDEPGAQAGGTDLQIGFWLVNSRHVRYVDCAAYDNEGDGYDVGLYRATEDNCTDDIRYINCLSRNNGDGFGANAGEGLKHNLRCYYINCIAIGNSFGGFHAYGGTAEYFYTNVVATENRDGNFHLGPDGWQDKTRVAVHVRNSIGYRPDTGKRFHKANLVTTYIKGSSFRLDSDYNYWGAELTAIPNFCYWDAYAGPAPYARAYPYAKGPGSVTSDWYLLDEDGHLNCDGHSLAGVGGPPGFVSEKDHDYHLTADSVLRGRGCDLSREPWYLPEMGIDRDNRERKTWNIGAY, from the coding sequence ATGTGCGCGATCCGATGCTTGCCGGGCCGGGTCAGCGCCCGTCTCATACTGATGACGACCTTCGCAACTGCGTGCCTGATTGTGACTGCGCAGGCCGGGCCTGTGTACTACGTGGACTTCGCCGGCGGGAACGACGCAGCTGACGGTCTGACAAGGGAGACCGCCTGGCGTCATCTGCCCGGCACGCGGACAGGTAGCCTGTGGCAGTCCGGCTACGTCTGCACCGACTTCGGCCAGGGCACGGTTGTCGCACAGCGCCGGCGCTTGCCTCCCGGCACGACACTTCGGCTGAAGGGCGGGACTGTGCAGGAATCCACCGGCGGAGGAGCGGTGCTCCTCAACAGCGACTTCTACGAGGACGGGACACCGGAATCGCCCATCATCCTTGAGCGAGACCCCTCCTGGGGCGAAGGGCCCGTGGTCTTCGACGGTGAGGGCCTGGCCCTGACGAAGTGGGAGGTCCAGTTGCTGCTCCGTGAAGTGGACAACCTTTGGCTTCGTGGCAAGGGACCAGGCGGGATCATCTTCCGCAACAGCCCCAGGGGAGCGATAGCAGTCTTCGGCAGTGCCCAGAGACCGATCCAGGGCACCAGACTCACGGACCTTTTGGTCTCCGGTTTCCATGACTCCGGCGTCGCTGCGAACTGGGCCGAGGGATACGAGGTGACGAGCGTCGAGCTTGATGGCAAGGGCCTTGCCGGCAACGCCGGGTTCCACTTTGGCGAGCACCCCTGCAACAACGGGGTATTCCGCAAATGCGTAGCGCATGACCTGGGCGATGAGCCCGGTGCTCAGGCCGGCGGCACCGATCTCCAGATCGGGTTCTGGCTGGTGAACTCGCGGCATGTGCGCTACGTGGACTGTGCCGCCTATGACAACGAAGGCGATGGCTATGACGTCGGCCTCTACCGGGCCACCGAGGACAACTGCACCGACGACATCCGCTACATCAACTGCCTGAGCCGCAACAACGGCGACGGGTTCGGCGCCAACGCGGGCGAAGGCCTCAAGCACAACCTGCGGTGCTACTACATCAACTGCATCGCAATCGGCAACAGCTTCGGGGGCTTCCACGCCTACGGAGGGACGGCCGAGTACTTCTACACCAATGTGGTCGCGACAGAAAACCGCGACGGCAACTTCCACCTCGGCCCCGATGGCTGGCAGGACAAGACCCGCGTCGCTGTGCACGTGCGCAACAGCATCGGGTACAGGCCGGACACCGGGAAGCGCTTCCACAAAGCGAACCTGGTGACCACTTACATCAAGGGCAGCAGCTTCCGGTTGGATTCAGACTACAACTACTGGGGCGCCGAGCTCACCGCAATTCCGAACTTCTGTTACTGGGATGCCTATGCGGGGCCGGCGCCCTATGCCCGGGCCTACCCCTATGCAAAGGGTCCCGGCAGCGTCACGAGCGATTGGTATCTCCTCGACGAAGACGGGCACCTGAATTGCGACGGGCACTCGCTCGCCGGTGTGGGCGGACCACCAGGCTTCGTCAGCGAGAAGGACCACGACTACCATCTTACGGCCGACTCTGTCCTGCGGGGGCGTGGCTGCGACCTGAGCCGCGAGCCCTGGTACCTGCCGGAGATGGGGATCGACCGCGACAACCGGGAGCGCAAGACCTGGAACATCGGCGCCTACTAG